One part of the Flavobacterium johnsoniae UW101 genome encodes these proteins:
- a CDS encoding META domain-containing protein — protein MMKKIFTLVFLSSILLSCNVFKCKKTDAVSKLDGTWELNYITGPRITFDGLYPNKKPTITFNTKDNQVSGNSSCNNYTGKLVVDGNKIDFTQPMAMTKMMCLNGQQGEQTYMSTLQKITSYDITDDGKMLNLISGDIAMMRFTKK, from the coding sequence ATGATGAAAAAGATTTTTACTCTCGTTTTTCTTAGTTCAATATTGCTTTCCTGCAATGTCTTTAAATGTAAAAAAACAGATGCCGTTTCAAAACTTGATGGAACCTGGGAACTAAATTATATTACCGGACCGCGAATTACTTTTGATGGTTTGTATCCCAATAAAAAGCCTACTATTACTTTTAATACAAAAGACAATCAGGTTTCCGGCAATAGCAGTTGTAATAACTATACAGGTAAATTGGTTGTAGACGGAAACAAAATAGATTTTACACAGCCAATGGCAATGACAAAAATGATGTGCCTAAACGGACAGCAGGGCGAGCAGACGTATATGAGCACGCTTCAAAAAATAACTTCTTATGATATAACAGATGATGGTAAAATGCTGAATTTAATTTCGGGAGATATTGCCATGATGAGATTTACCAAAAAGTAA
- a CDS encoding pyrophosphohydrolase domain-containing protein — MKKQLDAVTEFHTAFKIGHSQTPIADLGETKKLLRYNLMKEENEEYLEAVKNNDLVEIADALGDMMYILCGTIIEHGLQDKIEAVFDEIQRSNMSKLGEDGQPIYREDGKVMKGPNYFKPDFSKLL; from the coding sequence ATGAAAAAACAACTTGATGCAGTTACTGAATTTCATACTGCTTTTAAAATAGGCCACAGCCAGACTCCAATTGCTGATTTGGGAGAAACTAAAAAACTGCTTCGTTATAATTTAATGAAAGAAGAAAACGAAGAATATCTGGAAGCGGTTAAAAATAATGATTTAGTTGAAATTGCTGATGCTCTTGGAGATATGATGTACATTTTATGCGGTACTATCATTGAACATGGCTTACAGGATAAAATTGAAGCTGTATTTGATGAAATCCAACGCAGTAATATGAGTAAATTAGGTGAGGACGGACAGCCTATTTATCGTGAAGACGGAAAAGTAATGAAAGGACCGAATTATTTTAAACCGGATTTTTCGAAGTTGTTGTAA
- a CDS encoding Imm8 family immunity protein → MIKLALYSACVGGFINLRKWQPENEEVVSELINLEIGIKNKKGSDGFTFNLVTPQGFQLLLREKGIIATRRPLLIVERYDFGQIWNSLEEIIASCQDDSWSLCVEKLKKYFDWEYDNYKEK, encoded by the coding sequence ATGATAAAATTAGCACTTTATTCAGCTTGTGTAGGTGGTTTTATAAATTTACGTAAATGGCAGCCAGAAAATGAGGAAGTTGTCTCAGAGCTGATTAATTTAGAAATTGGTATAAAAAATAAAAAAGGAAGTGATGGGTTTACATTCAATTTAGTTACTCCTCAGGGATTTCAGCTTTTGCTTAGAGAAAAGGGAATAATAGCTACACGTCGACCATTGCTAATAGTTGAAAGATACGACTTCGGTCAAATTTGGAATTCTTTGGAAGAAATAATTGCATCATGCCAAGATGATAGCTGGTCTTTGTGCGTAGAGAAACTTAAAAAATATTTTGATTGGGAATATGATAATTATAAAGAAAAATAA
- a CDS encoding LysR substrate-binding domain-containing protein: MTITQLQYVLAVAEHKNFTLAAEKCFVTQPTLSMQIQKIEEELNILIFDRSKKPIQLTDIGQKIVNQAKNIVNEADRIKDIVEQQKGFIGGEFRLGIIPTIMPTLLPMFLNNFIKKYPKVKLLIEELNTDEIIVKLKNGHLDAAIAATPLEDEKIKEIVLYFEPFVAYIPEHHHSFQKEEIEVADLNINEILLLQDGHCFRDGILNLCKNGTDVDQNNFQIQSGSFETLIKLADEGLGTTLLPYLHTLDLKESDKLKLRNFKEPKPAREVSLIYPKSELKMQIIDAIRSTIAGVVKGAIVFQNVQIISPLQKK, encoded by the coding sequence ATGACGATAACTCAATTACAATATGTATTAGCTGTTGCAGAGCATAAAAACTTTACACTTGCCGCCGAAAAGTGTTTCGTAACACAGCCAACATTAAGTATGCAGATTCAAAAAATTGAAGAAGAACTTAATATTTTAATTTTCGACAGAAGCAAAAAACCAATTCAGCTTACAGACATTGGACAAAAAATTGTAAATCAGGCTAAAAATATTGTAAACGAAGCTGACCGAATCAAAGATATTGTAGAACAGCAGAAAGGTTTTATTGGCGGAGAATTTCGATTAGGAATTATACCTACTATTATGCCAACCCTTTTACCAATGTTTTTAAATAATTTTATTAAAAAATATCCAAAAGTTAAGCTTTTAATTGAAGAGCTTAATACAGATGAAATTATAGTAAAATTAAAAAACGGTCATCTGGACGCTGCCATTGCCGCCACGCCTCTTGAAGATGAAAAGATAAAAGAAATTGTTTTGTATTTTGAGCCTTTTGTGGCTTATATTCCGGAACATCATCATAGTTTTCAAAAAGAAGAAATTGAAGTTGCCGATTTAAACATTAATGAAATCCTGCTTTTACAAGACGGACATTGTTTTAGAGACGGAATTTTAAATTTATGCAAAAACGGCACTGATGTCGACCAAAACAATTTTCAGATTCAAAGCGGCAGTTTTGAAACTTTAATAAAATTAGCCGATGAAGGTTTGGGCACAACGTTACTTCCGTACTTGCACACCTTAGACTTAAAAGAATCCGATAAACTAAAACTACGAAACTTTAAAGAACCAAAACCTGCCCGAGAGGTAAGTTTAATTTACCCAAAGAGCGAATTAAAAATGCAGATCATTGATGCCATTCGATCTACAATTGCCGGTGTTGTAAAAGGCGCTATTGTTTTTCAAAATGTGCAGATCATCAGCCCGCTGCAAAAAAAGTAA
- the mnmD gene encoding tRNA (5-methylaminomethyl-2-thiouridine)(34)-methyltransferase MnmD gives MKREIIKTLDGSTTIHLEEWNESYHSKHGAIQEAKHVFIMNGLSLFENNPVTIMEIGFGTGLNAFITFLESENKDQKIDYVGVEGYPVNAEEVLAMNYVEELEALEFRNIFEEMHKSEWGKKIEISSRFSLTKRKQFFDEINDLEIFDLIYFDAFGYRVQPELWSTEIFQKMYNSLKPNGVLVTYAARGVVKRSMISVGFTVEKLAGPPGKREMFRAFKKV, from the coding sequence GTGAAAAGGGAAATAATTAAAACGCTAGATGGTTCAACGACAATTCATTTGGAAGAGTGGAATGAAAGTTATCACTCTAAACATGGTGCAATACAGGAAGCAAAACACGTATTTATAATGAATGGACTTTCTTTATTTGAGAATAATCCGGTAACTATAATGGAAATTGGTTTTGGGACTGGTCTAAATGCTTTTATTACTTTTTTGGAGTCTGAAAATAAAGATCAAAAAATTGACTATGTTGGAGTAGAGGGATATCCGGTAAATGCAGAAGAAGTTTTAGCAATGAATTATGTCGAAGAACTCGAAGCATTGGAATTTCGTAACATTTTTGAAGAAATGCATAAATCTGAATGGGGTAAAAAAATAGAAATTAGCAGCCGTTTCTCGTTAACCAAAAGGAAACAATTTTTTGATGAAATAAACGATTTAGAAATTTTTGATTTGATTTACTTTGACGCCTTTGGATATCGGGTTCAGCCGGAGCTTTGGAGTACTGAAATTTTTCAAAAAATGTACAATAGTTTAAAGCCAAATGGAGTTCTCGTTACTTATGCAGCTCGTGGAGTTGTTAAAAGAAGTATGATTTCTGTTGGATTTACGGTCGAAAAATTGGCAGGGCCTCCGGGAAAACGAGAAATGTTTAGAGCCTTTAAAAAGGTTTAA
- a CDS encoding superoxide dismutase family protein, with the protein MKKLIVSFAIITALIVGCKTNTKSNDAKTITVALEPKSNSKVAGTAVFTEKNGKVTFTAKMTGLEPGVHAIHIHEKADCSSADGSSAGGHWNPTFKKHGKWGVGEYHKGDIGNFTADANGNGSITFTTDEWCIGCEDETKNVLNKGLIVHQGTDDFTTQPTGNAGGRVACAGIIK; encoded by the coding sequence ATGAAAAAACTAATCGTATCTTTCGCTATAATTACAGCTTTAATAGTTGGCTGTAAGACAAATACAAAATCAAACGATGCAAAAACCATAACGGTTGCCTTAGAGCCAAAAAGTAACAGTAAAGTAGCCGGAACTGCTGTTTTTACTGAAAAAAACGGCAAGGTTACCTTTACTGCAAAAATGACTGGACTAGAGCCGGGAGTTCATGCAATACATATTCACGAAAAAGCTGATTGCAGCTCTGCTGATGGAAGTTCTGCAGGCGGACACTGGAATCCTACTTTCAAAAAACATGGAAAATGGGGTGTTGGAGAATACCACAAAGGTGATATTGGAAACTTTACTGCAGATGCAAATGGTAACGGATCTATCACATTTACTACAGACGAATGGTGCATAGGATGTGAAGATGAAACTAAAAATGTACTTAACAAAGGTTTAATTGTTCATCAGGGAACTGATGATTTTACTACTCAGCCAACCGGAAATGCCGGCGGACGTGTAGCCTGTGCAGGGATCATTAAATAA
- a CDS encoding LETM1-related biofilm-associated protein: protein MINPSAHGWIDKFFSEQKFSEAIPFETTDSFYYKVRETGFIYGHIIAIDSQIPIPIKGWFKTEISKVALLNTLYHVFCLEKRSSEPNNFITEVVKFYKQMNPEGFNLFKILLPKDSPSHSLESIIDERVQTNDSIISKNFSHLVTNALLFIDVLAFRQYLEHGEIPEKYLKRIEETVLGIVGLALKTKTIKSQHDDLLIKLFEASIRYSKFSKVTVETLETLQLDYFKNKLEHYYLIDMAGMALWSDGVVENEESYFLYSLGSTMGVGDDFVTKSIDTTHTFITTHKKKIPYFNYSNPVKHFYDQMTHSVVKLIIRNKNRLIKEIVQSKELMVLLAYSTTRDLDAKEKKKVKKQLLDICKTIPSLTIFLLPGGSLLLPILIKFIPTMLPSAFNENLDENE, encoded by the coding sequence ATGATTAACCCATCAGCACACGGCTGGATAGATAAATTTTTTAGTGAGCAGAAGTTTTCAGAGGCGATACCTTTTGAAACTACAGATTCTTTTTACTATAAAGTGAGAGAAACAGGGTTTATTTATGGTCATATCATTGCCATTGATTCTCAAATTCCAATTCCTATAAAAGGCTGGTTCAAAACCGAAATTTCTAAAGTTGCCTTATTAAATACACTTTACCATGTTTTTTGTTTAGAGAAAAGAAGCTCTGAACCCAACAATTTTATTACCGAAGTTGTAAAGTTCTATAAACAAATGAACCCGGAAGGCTTTAATTTGTTTAAAATTCTGCTTCCAAAAGACAGTCCTTCTCATTCATTAGAAAGTATAATTGATGAGAGAGTACAGACAAATGACAGTATTATAAGCAAAAACTTTTCGCATTTAGTAACCAATGCACTTTTGTTTATTGATGTTCTGGCTTTCAGACAATATTTAGAACATGGTGAAATTCCAGAAAAATATTTAAAACGTATTGAGGAAACCGTTCTGGGCATAGTAGGTTTGGCTTTAAAAACCAAAACTATAAAATCGCAGCACGACGATTTATTAATTAAACTTTTTGAAGCTTCTATTCGTTATTCTAAATTTTCAAAAGTTACTGTCGAGACTTTAGAGACTTTACAATTGGATTATTTCAAAAATAAATTAGAACATTATTACCTGATTGATATGGCCGGAATGGCTTTATGGAGTGATGGTGTTGTTGAAAATGAAGAATCGTATTTCTTGTATTCCTTAGGTTCTACAATGGGTGTTGGCGATGATTTTGTAACCAAAAGTATTGACACAACACATACTTTTATTACAACACATAAAAAGAAAATTCCATACTTTAATTATTCAAATCCGGTTAAGCATTTCTACGATCAAATGACGCACAGCGTTGTAAAACTGATTATAAGAAACAAAAACAGATTGATTAAAGAAATTGTTCAAAGTAAGGAATTAATGGTTTTACTGGCCTACTCTACAACAAGAGATTTAGATGCAAAGGAAAAGAAAAAGGTCAAGAAACAACTTTTAGACATCTGTAAAACAATTCCGTCGCTCACTATATTTTTACTTCCGGGAGGAAGTTTATTACTGCCGATTTTAATTAAGTTTATACCAACCATGTTACCATCTGCATTTAATGAAAATCTAGACGAAAACGAATAA
- a CDS encoding DUF4251 domain-containing protein has translation MKNKVFILLVLSVFLNFSAFAQEKTKKELKAEREAQKQKEIEALIDSKNFVFEAQKLTPQGGRLINLDYNMYFLNFNTEKTTADLPFFGRGYNVGYGSDGGIKFEGIPENIKVEKKKKNTTIKASVKGKDDVYDLMFTIFYNGGTSLSVNSNNRAPIFYDGEISAPKTDENKK, from the coding sequence ATGAAAAATAAAGTATTCATTTTACTCGTATTATCTGTTTTTTTGAATTTTTCTGCCTTTGCTCAGGAAAAAACGAAAAAAGAATTAAAAGCCGAACGTGAGGCGCAAAAGCAAAAAGAAATTGAAGCGCTTATTGATTCTAAAAATTTTGTTTTTGAGGCTCAAAAGCTTACCCCGCAAGGAGGAAGGCTCATTAATCTAGACTATAATATGTATTTTTTAAATTTTAATACTGAAAAAACTACTGCAGATCTTCCGTTTTTTGGAAGGGGTTATAATGTAGGATACGGAAGCGACGGCGGAATTAAATTTGAAGGGATACCCGAAAATATTAAAGTAGAGAAAAAGAAGAAAAACACAACTATTAAGGCTTCTGTTAAAGGTAAAGATGATGTTTACGATTTGATGTTTACTATTTTTTATAATGGAGGCACCTCACTTTCGGTAAATAGTAATAATCGCGCGCCAATTTTTTATGATGGCGAAATAAGCGCCCCAAAAACAGATGAAAATAAAAAATAA
- a CDS encoding glycoside hydrolase family 18 protein, with protein sequence MKQINLIALLFCCILSTTTFAQKNKKFDIIAYYTGDSQLIDQYEVSKLNQIIFSFCHLKDGKLSVDSAKDSLTIKHLVSLKAKNPQLKIIVSLGGWGGCEPCSDAFSTAEGRLKFAKSVKEVSDYFKVDGLDLDWEYPSIEGLPGHLYQAADKPNFTELVKILRSTLGKKYELSFAAGGFQKCLDESIDWKAVAPFVNRINIMSYDLVNGYSKVTGHHTPLYSTNPKEESTDRAVEFLLKQGVPAEKLVIGGAFYTRQWKNVENINNGLYQAGEHFQGVDFKNYATTYTEANGWKYFWDDKAKAPYWYNAQTKTFATSDDLKSIKAKTEYVKEKKLGGIMFWELTLDSFRNGMVDEIYKVKTAK encoded by the coding sequence ATGAAACAAATTAACCTAATTGCACTTTTATTTTGCTGCATCTTATCCACAACAACTTTTGCGCAGAAAAATAAAAAATTCGACATTATTGCTTATTACACAGGCGATTCTCAATTAATTGACCAATACGAAGTCAGTAAATTAAATCAAATTATTTTTAGTTTCTGTCATTTAAAAGATGGAAAACTAAGTGTAGACTCTGCTAAAGATTCTCTTACTATTAAACACTTAGTATCTTTAAAAGCTAAAAATCCACAATTAAAAATTATTGTATCACTTGGCGGCTGGGGAGGCTGCGAACCTTGTTCAGATGCATTTTCAACCGCTGAGGGACGTTTGAAATTTGCTAAATCTGTAAAAGAAGTAAGTGATTATTTCAAAGTAGACGGTTTAGATTTAGACTGGGAATATCCTTCAATCGAAGGACTTCCGGGACATTTATACCAAGCTGCTGATAAGCCTAATTTTACTGAATTGGTAAAAATATTACGTTCTACTTTAGGTAAAAAATACGAATTGAGTTTTGCTGCAGGAGGTTTTCAAAAATGTTTAGACGAATCTATCGATTGGAAAGCTGTTGCTCCATTTGTAAACCGTATCAATATTATGAGTTATGATTTAGTAAACGGATATTCAAAAGTTACGGGTCATCATACACCATTATACAGCACAAATCCTAAAGAAGAATCTACAGACAGAGCTGTTGAATTTTTATTAAAACAAGGCGTTCCGGCTGAAAAATTAGTAATTGGAGGCGCATTTTATACCAGACAATGGAAAAATGTAGAAAATATCAATAACGGATTGTATCAGGCTGGAGAACATTTTCAAGGTGTTGATTTTAAAAACTACGCGACAACCTATACAGAAGCTAACGGCTGGAAATATTTCTGGGATGATAAAGCAAAAGCTCCATATTGGTACAATGCACAGACTAAAACTTTTGCTACATCTGATGATCTTAAATCTATCAAAGCAAAAACTGAATATGTAAAAGAGAAAAAACTGGGAGGAATCATGTTCTGGGAACTTACTCTGGACAGTTTCCGTAACGGAATGGTCGATGAAATTTATAAAGTTAAAACGGCTAAATAA
- a CDS encoding SulP family inorganic anion transporter, producing the protein MTKKINLFANLKSDFASGLVVFLVALPLCLGIAMASGAPLFSGIIAGVVGGIVVGYLSQSHISVSGPAAGLTAIILTAITDFGAFDVFLLSVFIAGIIQLALGFLKAGSISNYFPTNVIEGMLAGIGIIIILKQIPHAFGYDADFEGDQAFIQNDGSNSFSFLFDVLNHIHLGAVLISAISLAVLISWDKVPFLKRLKLVPGALVAVILGVLLNEFFISTGSSLAIAKEHLVSLPVPKSFDEFKSILVTPNFAAITNPQVWVVAVTIAIVASIETLLCIEASDRMDVQKRYTNTNIELKAQGVGNIISSLLGGLPMTSVVVRSSANNNAGAKSKMSTIIHGVLLLISVLSIPVILNKIPLATLATVLILVGYKLAKPATFMHFWEKGKYQFIPFIATLVFVVATDLLKGVALGIVISIIFVLRGNLKRAYNFKKEEYEDGDIIHIDLAQEVSFLNKAAIKQTLSEIPENSKVVINAHDTEYIAHDVLDLIREFKETRAVDENIRVKLTGFKEAYELENTPENNNHVTIEHYYDIVKREVVRKEEVKEGF; encoded by the coding sequence ATGACAAAAAAAATCAATCTTTTTGCCAACCTTAAATCTGATTTTGCTTCAGGTTTAGTGGTTTTCTTGGTGGCTCTTCCATTGTGTTTAGGTATTGCAATGGCTTCTGGAGCGCCGTTATTTTCTGGAATTATTGCAGGTGTTGTTGGTGGTATTGTGGTAGGTTATTTGAGCCAGTCACACATCAGCGTTTCTGGACCTGCAGCTGGGTTAACAGCTATTATATTAACAGCTATTACTGATTTTGGCGCTTTTGATGTGTTTTTATTGTCTGTATTTATTGCAGGAATAATTCAATTAGCATTAGGATTTTTAAAAGCCGGAAGTATATCCAATTATTTTCCAACCAACGTAATCGAAGGAATGCTGGCGGGTATTGGAATTATTATTATTCTAAAACAAATACCGCACGCTTTTGGTTACGATGCTGATTTTGAAGGTGATCAGGCTTTTATCCAAAACGATGGAAGCAACTCATTTTCATTTCTTTTTGACGTTTTAAATCACATTCATTTAGGTGCTGTTTTAATTTCGGCAATTTCACTTGCAGTTTTAATTTCTTGGGATAAAGTTCCGTTTTTAAAGAGATTGAAATTAGTTCCGGGTGCGCTTGTTGCTGTAATTTTAGGAGTGTTGTTAAACGAATTTTTTATATCTACAGGAAGCTCCTTGGCAATTGCAAAAGAACATTTGGTTTCTTTGCCTGTTCCAAAATCTTTTGATGAATTCAAGTCTATTCTGGTTACGCCAAATTTTGCTGCTATTACAAATCCGCAGGTTTGGGTTGTAGCTGTTACAATTGCCATTGTTGCTTCTATTGAAACACTTTTATGTATTGAAGCTTCAGACAGAATGGATGTTCAAAAACGTTACACAAATACAAACATTGAGCTTAAGGCGCAAGGTGTTGGTAATATTATAAGTTCACTTTTAGGAGGACTGCCAATGACATCTGTAGTTGTTAGATCTTCTGCAAATAATAATGCAGGTGCAAAATCAAAAATGTCAACCATCATTCATGGTGTACTTTTATTAATAAGCGTTTTATCTATCCCGGTAATTTTAAATAAAATTCCATTGGCAACTTTGGCAACCGTTTTAATTTTAGTTGGATATAAATTAGCAAAACCAGCAACCTTTATGCATTTCTGGGAAAAGGGGAAATACCAGTTTATCCCTTTTATTGCAACTTTGGTCTTTGTCGTTGCGACAGATTTGCTTAAAGGAGTTGCTTTAGGAATTGTGATTAGTATCATCTTTGTTTTAAGAGGAAACTTAAAACGTGCGTATAACTTTAAGAAAGAAGAATACGAAGACGGTGATATTATTCATATCGATTTAGCACAGGAAGTTTCGTTTTTAAACAAAGCTGCGATAAAACAAACATTGAGTGAAATTCCTGAAAATTCAAAAGTGGTTATCAATGCTCACGATACAGAGTATATTGCACACGATGTTCTGGATTTAATTCGTGAATTTAAAGAAACCCGTGCAGTCGACGAAAACATTAGGGTAAAACTGACTGGTTTTAAAGAAGCTTACGAATTAGAAAATACTCCGGAAAACAATAATCATGTTACAATAGAGCATTATTATGATATTGTAAAAAGAGAAGTTGTAAGAAAAGAAGAAGTTAAAGAAGGTTTTTAA
- a CDS encoding Dps family protein, whose translation MKTNILGLPVKESELLVEELNVLLSNFQVYYQNLRGIHWNIRGKRFFDLHVKFEELYTDSQLKIDMIAERVLTIGGTPLHTFEDYIKNNKLTVGKNISNDEKAVHLIVNSLSDLLKIEREILKKSDEINDEGTNSMMSDFIAEQEKTIWMMNAWLDESL comes from the coding sequence ATGAAAACAAATATTTTAGGATTACCTGTAAAAGAGTCAGAATTGTTAGTAGAAGAATTAAATGTGTTATTATCAAATTTTCAAGTTTACTATCAAAATTTAAGAGGAATTCATTGGAATATTCGTGGTAAACGTTTCTTTGATCTTCATGTAAAATTTGAAGAATTATATACAGATTCACAATTAAAAATTGATATGATTGCCGAGAGAGTTTTGACAATTGGCGGCACTCCATTACATACTTTTGAAGATTATATTAAAAACAACAAATTAACAGTTGGAAAGAATATCTCAAATGACGAAAAAGCGGTTCACTTAATTGTAAATTCATTATCGGATTTATTAAAAATTGAAAGAGAAATTTTGAAAAAATCTGATGAAATTAACGATGAAGGTACGAATTCTATGATGAGTGACTTTATTGCAGAGCAGGAAAAAACCATTTGGATGATGAATGCATGGTTAGACGAAAGCTTGTAA
- a CDS encoding branched-chain amino acid aminotransferase gives MSTTQTSKIEIRKAESSKISSVDFENLSFGAVFTDHLFECDYKNGQWQTPVIKPYAPILMDPSSKVFHYGQAIFEGMKAYKDENNDVWLFRPDENYKRFNNSAVRMAMPEVPEDIFMDGLNELLKIDQEWIQRGNGASMYIRPFMIATGPGVIANPSDEYKFMILLSPAKAYYGGEVKVIIAEHYSRAANGGIGAAKAAGNYAAQFYPTNLANKDGFQQVIWTDDATHTKLEEAGTMNVFFRINDTLLTAPTSERILDGVTRKSLIAMAEKEGLNVEVRPVIVSELVEAAKNGSLKEIFGAGTAAVISVIKGFSYKDEYFELTPIENSYASFLKEKLTSLQNKLSEDTYGWTVKVQ, from the coding sequence ATGAGTACAACTCAAACAAGCAAAATTGAAATCAGAAAAGCTGAATCGTCTAAGATAAGCTCTGTAGACTTTGAAAACTTAAGCTTTGGTGCTGTATTTACAGACCATTTATTTGAATGTGATTACAAAAACGGACAATGGCAGACTCCGGTCATTAAGCCTTATGCTCCTATTTTAATGGATCCTTCTTCTAAAGTCTTTCATTATGGTCAAGCAATTTTTGAGGGAATGAAAGCTTATAAAGATGAAAATAATGATGTTTGGTTGTTTAGACCTGATGAAAACTACAAACGTTTTAACAATTCTGCTGTTCGTATGGCAATGCCAGAAGTTCCGGAAGATATTTTCATGGACGGTTTAAATGAATTATTAAAAATTGACCAAGAATGGATTCAGAGAGGAAACGGAGCAAGTATGTATATCCGTCCTTTTATGATTGCTACAGGACCTGGAGTAATTGCTAATCCTTCTGACGAATATAAGTTCATGATTTTACTTTCTCCTGCAAAAGCATATTACGGAGGCGAAGTAAAAGTTATTATTGCTGAGCATTACAGCCGCGCTGCAAATGGCGGAATTGGTGCTGCAAAAGCTGCAGGAAACTATGCTGCACAGTTTTACCCAACTAATTTAGCAAACAAAGATGGTTTCCAGCAAGTTATCTGGACTGACGATGCAACTCATACAAAGTTAGAAGAAGCTGGAACAATGAATGTTTTCTTCAGAATTAACGATACTTTATTAACTGCGCCGACAAGCGAAAGAATTTTAGATGGTGTTACCAGAAAAAGTTTAATTGCTATGGCAGAAAAAGAAGGATTAAATGTTGAAGTTCGCCCTGTAATTGTTTCAGAATTAGTAGAAGCTGCTAAAAACGGATCTTTAAAAGAAATTTTCGGAGCTGGTACTGCCGCTGTTATCAGCGTTATTAAAGGCTTCTCATACAAAGATGAGTATTTTGAATTAACTCCAATCGAGAATTCATATGCTTCATTCTTAAAAGAAAAATTAACAAGTCTTCAAAACAAACTTTCTGAAGATACTTACGGATGGACAGTTAAAGTTCAATAA
- the can gene encoding carbonate dehydratase codes for MRKFYEQILENNKKWVEDSLAKDPNYFADLAKGQSPPLLWIGCSDSRVPANEIIGAKPGEVFVHRNIANMVVHSDMNMLSVLDYAVNVLKVKHVIVCGHYGCGGVKAAMGQQSVGIIDNWLRHIKDEYRLHDKYLNSITDETERFNAFVEINAKEQVYNLAKTSIVQGAWKSGQDLMLHGWVYGLNSGFVTDLNVTISSNEELDQVYQLDL; via the coding sequence ATGAGAAAGTTTTATGAACAAATACTAGAGAACAATAAAAAATGGGTTGAAGATTCTTTAGCAAAAGACCCGAATTACTTTGCTGATTTAGCTAAAGGACAATCACCGCCTTTATTATGGATTGGATGTTCTGACAGCCGTGTTCCTGCAAATGAAATTATTGGAGCAAAACCAGGTGAAGTTTTTGTTCACAGAAACATTGCTAACATGGTAGTTCACTCAGACATGAATATGTTAAGTGTACTGGATTATGCTGTAAACGTTTTAAAAGTAAAACACGTTATTGTATGCGGACATTACGGATGCGGTGGTGTAAAAGCAGCAATGGGACAGCAGTCTGTTGGAATTATCGACAACTGGCTTCGTCATATTAAAGATGAATACCGTCTGCATGACAAATATTTAAATTCAATTACTGACGAAACTGAGCGTTTTAATGCTTTTGTTGAAATCAATGCAAAAGAGCAGGTTTACAATTTAGCTAAAACTTCGATTGTGCAGGGAGCTTGGAAAAGCGGTCAGGATTTAATGCTTCACGGATGGGTTTACGGATTAAATTCTGGTTTTGTAACCGATTTAAATGTTACCATTAGTTCAAATGAAGAACTAGATCAGGTTTATCAGCTTGATCTTTAA